In Dryobates pubescens isolate bDryPub1 chromosome 19, bDryPub1.pri, whole genome shotgun sequence, the sequence accacGTGTTTCACAAGTGGGCACGTGTTGTTCCAGCACAGACCGCACCTCCTCCCCACCAGGCGCCTCACCCACAGGCAGGTGAGTCTCCTTCATGCTCTGAAGGAGCACCAGAGACTAGAAGAGGATTCAGCCCTGAAGGGGACACCATCATGGCCCTCAAAAGGAGCAAGGAAGGGCTAGATGTGAATGCCAATGGCACACCTGCAAGGTGCAATCCCCATCTCCACGACCAAGCATCTCGTAAGAGAGTGCAGGAGTTGGGGACCTCATTGCACTTGGGATCCTGGAGCATCTTCAGAAATCTTGGTCTGCAGCCACCTCCactcccaagcaccacagccatgcaCAGTAATGCCTGCCAGGGACATACACAAGGGTGCAGACAGGACTATGACACCCAGCCAACTTAGTGGAGGTAAGAACAACTTAGCTATAGTGGGGTGCTCATAGCATACATAGCATGCAAGGCCTCCACAAAGTGCCTGCTGAGTATCCCATTTCAGAGCACTTTTTAGGTGCTCTAAGCTGTGTGTTGCCCACTGTGTACCTACAGCTCTTTAGGacggaggctgcagctgcttacCTCGGAGggacacagcagggacagcttcaaGTCCCATGAGAGCTGAACATATGTAGCTGTTTTGGAGAGACATATTTGGGAAGGCTGAGTTGCTCACTCCAAATTAGCTGGCAAGCCTTTATCCAGAGCAACCTCCATCACAGATGAGCTGCAGTCAACCCACCCAAGCTCAGGGTCCTCAGGTCTGTCATTTCCAAAGGACACCATTTCCAAAGGACacccagcctccagctgcctaGGTCTCCAGGAATCCCCTTCACAAGTGCATAGATCCCTCAGTACCATGGGCACCAAGGTCACAACAAGAAGGTTGGTGCATCCCTGCCTGCACTCCTTGGCAGGGCTAACCCAGATCACACactcatagaaaggtttgggttggcaaggaccttagagatcacagCAGAGCTTGTCCTTAACAGAGGGCAAGGTGGCAGATCGGACATAGTCCTCACAACCCTTCAGAGCCCCTTGTTTGCCCACAGTCTTGAAATGAGGTCATGTGAGGGTGCAGttgctcagcctcccctgctgcaacagtGACTTTGTCTGACCAAGGCAGATGCTCTCTTTTTGCCCTTAGTTATCCCCAAACATCACCCACCTCCACTAGACTGTGCCCTATGAGAAAGGTGGATGAAGAACACAATGgggaagagctctgctgtgctaaggggcatggtttagtagtgacctggcagtgctgggttaacagttggacttggttaCCTGCAAGGTCTCTTCAAAACGATTCTATGTACCCAGCAGGCAATGGAGGAAGGGGGATGACAGTAGGTCTTAGATCAGGACCATAACTACCATTCATCCCACAACCTTGGAGTACCACAGCCCAAATCAGAGAGCTAATGGCACCCAGGCCAGTGCAGTGGCAGACAGGCAGGAACCCATCTTCATGCTTCCTTGAATCAGGGACCTTAGGCAAGCCTTTGCCTCCCTCCATCAGGttacagcagcctggcttgtgTCTCTCCTGCCCCAGAAATGAAGCTGAGCAGTTATGGAGCAGAAGGGAGGTGACAGCAGAGACTTAAGAGACCCCACCACAGAGACTCTTAGAACAGTTTGCATTGtcagggacctttcaaggtcatctagtccaccccccttaACCCCCAGTCAGCAGGGCTAGgtcaactagatcagggtgcttagagcctcatccaacttgaagatcatagaaccatagaatcagtaaggttggaaaagacctcagagatcgccaagtccaacctatcaccaaacacctcatgattagttaaccatggcttcaagtgccacatccaatccttttttgaacacctccagggacagtgactccaccacctccctgggcagcacaatccaatggccaataactctttctgtggaaaaactttctccaagcctaaacttcccctggtgcagcttgagactgtgtcctcttgttctggtgctgcttgcctgggagaagagaccaaccctcacctggctacaaccaagTCAGAgatccccaggctctgcccaccaGAGGTatgaccccacacacacactcactgcAACCAAAAACCACGTGGCAAGAGAAATACAAAATATAGCACTTTTAATCAGGAGAAGATTaaaattaaaacacaaaaaTGCCCAAAAGAGAATTAATAAACCTTCAGACATAATAAATAGGCAGCTTAGTGAGAGACACAGATGTGCAGTTGTGGGTTGTGTCAGCTGCGAGGCACCAGCCCCATGTCCAAGTAGCTCCGGATTCACACATGGATGCTGCTGCCTTGGTCATGCTTGGGAGACACCAAGATGTGCACTTGGGAAGGTGAAGCCAACCTATTGACACTATGCTTTAAAAATTATAGATCTTCTAGGCTGATAGAACCTTCTATTTCtgattggggggtggggggggaaattaaGATCCTACAGTTCTTGTTATTCACCATTTcccctctgtgattctctgcattGGTTTCCAGTCTTATTTGGGTAGCACAGATAAACATAGAAACCTCACAGGCAAAATAAAGAGGAATCTGAGGAGGTTCTCCTCAGAAGGCCCCACCTTCTGGCATCAGGACTCTctaggggggcagaggggggggaagttgatttctttttaaaaagaattcCCTACATTTGAGCATTTTAAGGCTTTTCCAGGAGCTACCTCCTAGCAAGTCGCTGTTCTCAGCAAGGTCTGAGCTGCAGACTGCAAGGGCAGGTCCTCAGgacttgtttggtttgggttctgCTTGACCAGACTTCAGCAAGGGCAATGCAAAGCCAAGCCAGCCCTgatcttccctctctctttccccttccatcAGCTGTAGACAACAATACTGGGACTACCCTCCTGCCACGAGCTGTATacaacagcagcaggactaccCCGCTTGATACAAGAGTCATTCCTATCAGTGAAGCGCCCACAGGCCAGATGCTGAGCATCCAACCTATTTCCTCACAGCAATTTCTACTGCTGTGTTGATACAGACTCTGGCCTGGAAACAGCAAAGAACCAAACCCAACTTTCCAAAAGAAGGAATTTAGGCACTAATGGGACCAAACTGGGTCTAGGTCcactcaaaccaccacattagggctggaggaggaggctcagacgGCAATTTGTTGGTTTTCTCTGAAGAGTGGCCGCTGTGTGGTGCAGATGTCCTGGAAGATTCTGTACACCTGCTCATGCTGTGTCTCATCAGCTATGGGGACCATGGGGTTGCTGCTGCAGGTCTTCCCAGCctcttccaccacctgcctgacATACAGCTGCTCCACCTACACAAAAAGAAGTCACTCAGCATCCGTATGAAGAGGAACCTTTCCAGGCACCTCCCACTGCCGTCATTCACCCCCACTGCTGTCATTCACCCCCAGTAGCCCAGACAGCAGGGCATGGGATGGGAGAGACACAAGGCAGTTGTGTCCAACAGACCCAAGTGGCCTGGTTCAGTCAGGCCAGCATGTCCAAATTCACAAGCAACCTTGGCACAACCACCTCAAGGAGAAAACAAGCAGTCATGAGAgcttccctcccagcagagctacAGGAATGGGacgacaggctgggggatgtcCCAAAACAACCAGAGTGATCCTTTGGTGCAGAtaaccaaggttagaagaggtGACCAGGTCAGAAAGTTGTGCAGGGAGACATGGGACCAGTCTTCCCAACATGTAAAAAACAGCACCAGGACCTCACAGATTTGTTAGGTCTCTGCTTGCTCAATCACAGCTGAAACATCCTCCCTGTGCCGTCCATGCTAcgtccctgctgccacagccttgCTGGCTCCAGGCAATCCCACAGTGGGTGCAGGCTCCACAAACACCCTAATGCATTGGCCCAAAGCTTTGAGATCCCAGAactgcttcagcttctccaggGAGAAGTTTCTGGCCAGAGCCAGAGAGACTGTCCTGCTCATCCcatcctcttctccaccctCCTGAGGGtttcccagccccactgctgtcACTCATCCCACATCTGCCACCCCACCAATTCAAGCACCTGTAGCTCAGGGGGATGAAGCTAGAGCCCTACTTATGGAGGGGGACAAAAAGAGGACTAAGTGGTCCAGACAAAGCAGGGGAAAtcttgcagcagagctccaaAGGGCAGCCCTCCATACCTGGACTAGGATGAGCTTGCACCGCAGCGGCACAGTGTCTGGGAACTCCTCTCCAAAGCACAGCATGACTCTGCTGTCCGGGAAGCGGCCCTGGTTGTTGtagaactgctgcagctctgcaaggagaGGAGAACAGTTTGGAAGCTGCCTCCTGcaagctctcagcctttgccacACAGCTTTGGGACCACGGAAGGAAAACCATGGGCTCAAGCCAGTTTTGTTGTGCCTCTAACCAGGAGGAAAGTGCCAAGTGACACAAGCCACCAGGCTATGCCTTCCTAGATCCGGTAGCATCAGCTACTCATCCAGAGCACTCCATCAACAATGGACAGTGATGATTCCAAAGTGCTTCAATGCCAAGGCCTCTACCCTTTCAACCCCTCCCTCcaagtaaaagaaaagaaagaacatgCTCCTACAAACCTCTGAAGAACAAGTTGGTGTCAAATATCTTCACCACCTCATCCCGGTCCAATTTGTTGGGCTTGTCCTTGTAGGCCATGGTGTTCCCACTCCAGaagaccctgccctggcacagcctcttgATGAAGATGCCCTGCTtgttgctgtgcagcaggacacCCCTCTCCAGATGCCCGAAGAGCTTCTTGGTGACCTGCTTCTGGCGGTCGTTCTGGATGGTGTCGGCCGAGGGGAACCGCACGTGCTCCAGGGCGTCCGGCGCGTAGAGCTTCTCGccgtggctggagggctggctgAGGGAGAGCCGGCAGCCCTCGGGGTACGAGGTGGTGACGTGCCCCACCAGCCTCCCACCGTAGAAGAAGCTGAGCACCATCTGGGAGTAGCCTAAGGAGGGGATGGACACACGTGTGACCCATAAGGAGAAGACGAACCCTGTCTGCTCCTGACGGCAGTGCCCAAACTCCGTGACAGCAGCAAGACTTCCAAAGAGCAAGTCTCACTTGATGGTGAGAACGCCTACATGCTAGGTGACATCTCCTTCAGCACTCAACCTGCTAGAAGCAAGCAAGATCAGCATCTCCTGATGCTGAAccccttcctcctgcctttgCTCCTTATGTTCTTTGCTGTGGGCAGATCTCCCTGCACCCAAAGGCATGGCTGatcccagcatcccagggcagcccacCATGCCAGGGCCATGGCCACCAGGCAGGATGCATCCCTGCTCAGCAGGCAAATTGTGGATCCTCAGGATGGTGCAGCACCTCCCAAACCCAGGAGGAAAGCTTCACTCAAGGCAAGGAACAGagtcagagctgccttctgccaCCACACACACAAGGCCAAGCCCCAGAGGACCTTTAGATGGCCACAGCAGGGAAGCTGCCTTACCTGATTGCTGCTGCTCATAGCTGGGGTATCCATTcaccaggggcagtgctgtgggcagagagaaagcagagctgagcctaCATGCCCGGCTCCCAAATCCCAATGCTCTCCACCAGCCCCCAGTTCTCTCCTAGGCACACCAGGCTTCACAGTTCCTACACAAAGATCCCAGAAAATATTCCCAGGTGGATTTAACCCTGTGCAATACACACTTTAGGAGGCCTGGTACCAACCACATcattcatagagtcacagtcatttcagttggaaaagacttttacaagtccaaccactacctaactctaccaagtctggtgctaaaccatgtccctcagcacatctctgcatcttttaaacaccaccaggaatggagattcaaccacctcccagggaaACCTGTTcgtgtctgagaaccctttcagtgaagaagtttcttctaaggtccaacctaaacctttcctggtgcaatttgaggccatttcttcctgtcctatcacttgttactagggagaagacaccaaccccaacctggctccagccacttttcagggagttgtagagagccagaaagtctcccctcagcctccttttctcaaggctgagcacccccagctccctcagctgctcctcacaagacctgttccccaaacccttcaccagcttctctgcacacattccagcatct encodes:
- the IRF8 gene encoding interferon regulatory factor 8 isoform X2, with protein sequence MCDRSGGRRLRQWLIEQIDSELYPGLIWENEEKSMFRIPWKHAGKQDYNQEVDASIFKAWAVFKGKFKEGDKAEPATWKTRLRCALNKSPDFQEVTERSQLDISEPYKVYRIVPEEEQKCKAGIANGSSLNDVTEMDCSSSAIDNLIKEPPCVDEYLGIIKRSPSPPQETCRNPPIPDWWVQEPSPGYSQMVLSFFYGGRLVGHVTTSYPEGCRLSLSQPSSHGEKLYAPDALEHVRFPSADTIQNDRQKQVTKKLFGHLERGVLLHSNKQGIFIKRLCQGRVFWSGNTMAYKDKPNKLDRDEVVKIFDTNLFFRELQQFYNNQGRFPDSRVMLCFGEEFPDTVPLRCKLILVQVEQLYVRQVVEEAGKTCSSNPMVPIADETQHEQVYRIFQDICTTQRPLFRENQQIAV
- the IRF8 gene encoding interferon regulatory factor 8 isoform X1, producing MCDRSGGRRLRQWLIEQIDSELYPGLIWENEEKSMFRIPWKHAGKQDYNQEVDASIFKAWAVFKGKFKEGDKAEPATWKTRLRCALNKSPDFQEVTERSQLDISEPYKVYRIVPEEEQKCKAGIANGSSLNDVTEMDCSSSAIDNLIKEPPCVDEYLGIIKRSPSPPQETCRNPPIPDWWVQEPSPALPLVNGYPSYEQQQSGYSQMVLSFFYGGRLVGHVTTSYPEGCRLSLSQPSSHGEKLYAPDALEHVRFPSADTIQNDRQKQVTKKLFGHLERGVLLHSNKQGIFIKRLCQGRVFWSGNTMAYKDKPNKLDRDEVVKIFDTNLFFRELQQFYNNQGRFPDSRVMLCFGEEFPDTVPLRCKLILVQVEQLYVRQVVEEAGKTCSSNPMVPIADETQHEQVYRIFQDICTTQRPLFRENQQIAV